The following coding sequences lie in one Negativicoccus succinicivorans genomic window:
- the topA gene encoding type I DNA topoisomerase — MSIKRTISIGRKNSAGKPAVVKAPKWERTPNPSGKHLVIVESPAKAKTIEKILGKNYKVMASMGHLRDLPKNSLGVDVDNGFMPRYTNVSDRHDVISHLRAEANRSRDVILATDPDREGEAISHHLSVLLDVPADENVRITFNEITPHAIKEAIAQPRPIDEQRVDAQQARRVLDRLVGYKLSPFLWKKVFRGLSAGRVQSVAVRLICEREEEIKAFVPEEYWSIEANYHAGKGKSFTAKVVRYDDKELAVAQESVASDLVEELKAADAYVEKLTRGQQRRRPQAPFTTSTMQQDSVNRLNFGARKTMMIAQQLYEGLDIRGTHVGLITYMRTDSVRIAEEMQKEAKQYITETYGKEYVPESPNKYSKQQQSQDAHEAIRPTSLAYSPAEVAPFLNRDQLKLYTLIWNRFLASQMTPQIAQRLTVTIRAGKFELRAVGRHIIFDGFTAVYGTKDKKEETILPELHKDDALTVKKIEAKQHFTQPPARYTEASLIKLLEEKGIGRPSTYAPILDTIQKRNYVEKRDKAFIPTELGFVVVDLLKRFFSKVVDVKFTSRMEEELDKIAEGELSYEQLLESFYKVFAQELSDAEQKIDKVKVMEQESDVICDKCGAKMIYKFGRYGKFLACPNFPECKNTKPLTDPIGIACPKCKKGHIVRRKSKRGRVFYGCDRYPECDLALWNEPVDQFCKECGSIMVKKKTRQRGEEIICSNKECPTHGSHKKK; from the coding sequence TTGTCCATTAAACGCACAATTTCAATCGGACGCAAAAACAGTGCCGGTAAGCCGGCTGTTGTCAAGGCACCGAAATGGGAGCGCACACCGAATCCGAGCGGGAAACATCTCGTGATTGTGGAGTCTCCCGCCAAGGCGAAAACGATTGAAAAAATTCTCGGTAAAAATTATAAAGTTATGGCCAGCATGGGACATTTGCGCGATTTACCGAAAAACTCGCTCGGTGTCGATGTGGACAACGGATTTATGCCGCGGTATACGAATGTTTCCGATCGCCATGATGTAATTTCCCATTTACGTGCGGAAGCTAATAGATCGCGCGATGTTATCCTCGCCACTGACCCTGACCGCGAGGGAGAAGCTATTTCTCATCATTTGTCGGTGCTGTTGGATGTTCCGGCGGATGAGAATGTGCGAATTACATTTAATGAAATTACGCCGCATGCGATCAAAGAAGCGATCGCCCAGCCGCGTCCGATTGATGAGCAGAGAGTAGATGCTCAACAGGCACGTCGGGTTCTTGACAGGCTTGTCGGTTATAAATTAAGCCCTTTTCTTTGGAAAAAAGTATTTCGCGGTCTAAGCGCGGGACGCGTGCAGTCGGTGGCAGTGCGTTTGATTTGTGAACGCGAAGAAGAAATCAAGGCATTTGTACCGGAGGAATACTGGTCTATTGAAGCCAATTATCATGCCGGCAAAGGCAAATCATTTACCGCCAAGGTAGTTCGGTATGACGACAAAGAGTTGGCCGTTGCGCAGGAAAGCGTCGCCAGCGACTTAGTCGAAGAATTGAAAGCGGCGGACGCGTATGTCGAAAAACTGACACGAGGTCAGCAACGCCGTCGACCGCAAGCGCCGTTCACTACCAGTACGATGCAACAAGACAGTGTCAACCGACTGAATTTCGGTGCGCGCAAGACCATGATGATTGCGCAGCAATTGTATGAAGGTCTGGATATTCGTGGCACTCATGTCGGCTTGATTACTTACATGCGTACCGACTCTGTACGAATCGCGGAAGAGATGCAGAAAGAAGCAAAGCAGTACATTACCGAAACTTATGGTAAAGAGTACGTACCTGAATCACCGAATAAATACTCGAAGCAACAGCAGAGTCAAGATGCGCATGAGGCGATTCGTCCGACGTCCTTAGCATATTCTCCCGCGGAAGTCGCCCCCTTTTTAAATCGGGATCAGCTGAAATTATATACGTTGATTTGGAATCGTTTTCTGGCCAGTCAAATGACGCCGCAAATTGCGCAACGTTTAACCGTGACCATTCGCGCCGGAAAATTTGAGCTGCGCGCCGTAGGCCGTCATATTATTTTTGACGGTTTCACCGCAGTTTACGGGACGAAAGATAAAAAAGAAGAAACGATTTTACCGGAGTTGCACAAAGATGATGCGCTGACGGTCAAAAAAATCGAGGCGAAACAACACTTCACGCAACCGCCGGCAAGGTATACGGAAGCAAGCTTAATTAAACTTTTGGAAGAAAAAGGAATCGGTCGCCCGAGTACATATGCGCCGATTTTGGATACCATTCAAAAACGCAACTATGTCGAAAAGCGTGATAAAGCATTTATTCCCACGGAACTGGGTTTTGTTGTGGTGGATCTTCTGAAACGCTTTTTCAGCAAGGTCGTTGATGTTAAATTCACCTCGCGTATGGAAGAGGAATTGGATAAAATTGCCGAGGGTGAACTAAGCTACGAACAACTGTTGGAAAGCTTTTACAAAGTATTTGCACAGGAACTTTCCGACGCGGAACAAAAAATCGACAAAGTGAAAGTTATGGAGCAGGAATCCGATGTTATCTGCGATAAATGCGGCGCTAAAATGATTTATAAATTTGGCAGGTATGGGAAATTCTTAGCATGCCCGAATTTCCCGGAATGTAAAAATACTAAGCCGCTTACCGATCCGATCGGTATTGCCTGTCCGAAATGCAAAAAAGGACACATCGTTCGCCGTAAATCCAAACGTGGCCGTGTTTTCTATGGTTGCGATCGGTATCCGGAATGCGATTTGGCATTGTGGAATGAACCGGTGGATCAATTTTGTAAGGAATGCGGATCGATTATGGTAAAAAAGAAGACACGCCAACGGGGCGAAGAAATTATTTGCAGCAACAAGGAGTGCCCGACGCATGGCAGCCATAAGAAAAAATGA
- the trmFO gene encoding methylenetetrahydrofolate--tRNA-(uracil(54)-C(5))-methyltransferase (FADH(2)-oxidizing) TrmFO: MAAIRKNEVITVIGAGLAGCEAAWQAAQEGVRVRLLEMKPKRYTPAHTLPHFAELVCSNSLRAAEITNAVGLLKEEMRQLNSLIMQAADTHQVPAGGALAVDREGYAQAVTDAIKNHPLIEVVTEEVMSIPEDGIVIVATGPLTDGKLAESIAAFSGEDYFHFFDAAAPIVYLESLNQDIVYRASRYNKGPAAYLNCPFNKEEYLRFREELIAAEVAGQHHFEKGEIFEGCMPIEVLGNRGEDTMRFGPLKPVGLPDPRTGEEPYAVVQLRQDNAEGTLYNLVGFQTHLKWGEQKRIFRMIPGMENAEFARFGVMHRNSYINSPKLLQATLQTKKRPTLFFAGQITGVEGYVESAAAGLLAGRNAARLLHGKMLWEPPATTAIGSLMQYISTDNKDNFQPMNVNFGLIAPLAKRVPKKEKNMALANRALEALQVAIANDEI; encoded by the coding sequence ATGGCAGCCATAAGAAAAAATGAAGTGATTACCGTCATCGGTGCCGGACTGGCGGGGTGTGAAGCCGCTTGGCAGGCAGCGCAAGAAGGAGTACGTGTTCGCTTACTGGAAATGAAACCGAAACGGTATACACCGGCACACACTTTGCCGCATTTTGCCGAACTCGTTTGCAGCAATTCGTTGCGTGCGGCAGAAATTACGAATGCGGTAGGACTTTTGAAGGAAGAAATGCGGCAATTGAATTCGCTTATCATGCAGGCGGCTGATACGCATCAAGTGCCGGCCGGCGGTGCACTTGCCGTTGATCGGGAAGGCTATGCGCAGGCAGTGACCGATGCGATCAAAAACCATCCCTTGATCGAAGTGGTTACGGAAGAGGTCATGTCCATCCCGGAAGACGGTATTGTAATCGTTGCCACCGGTCCGCTTACGGATGGTAAGTTAGCGGAGTCGATCGCAGCATTCAGCGGGGAAGACTATTTCCACTTTTTTGATGCCGCGGCGCCAATTGTGTATTTAGAGTCATTGAACCAAGATATAGTGTATCGCGCTTCGCGTTACAATAAAGGTCCGGCAGCATATCTCAACTGTCCATTCAATAAAGAAGAATATTTGCGCTTTCGCGAAGAACTTATCGCAGCGGAGGTAGCGGGCCAACATCATTTTGAAAAAGGCGAAATATTTGAAGGCTGCATGCCGATTGAAGTGCTCGGTAATCGCGGAGAAGATACCATGCGATTCGGACCGTTGAAGCCGGTAGGTTTGCCGGATCCGCGTACGGGCGAAGAACCGTATGCGGTGGTTCAATTGCGCCAGGATAATGCAGAAGGCACGTTATACAATCTTGTCGGTTTTCAGACACATCTGAAATGGGGCGAACAAAAGCGGATTTTCCGCATGATTCCCGGCATGGAAAATGCGGAATTCGCGCGTTTCGGCGTAATGCATCGCAACAGCTATATTAATTCCCCAAAGCTACTTCAAGCGACATTGCAAACTAAAAAACGCCCTACCTTGTTTTTTGCGGGACAAATTACCGGCGTGGAGGGGTATGTGGAATCTGCCGCTGCCGGTTTGCTTGCCGGTCGTAACGCGGCACGTTTGCTGCATGGTAAAATGCTTTGGGAACCGCCGGCAACAACGGCAATCGGTAGTTTGATGCAATATATCTCGACCGATAACAAAGATAACTTCCAACCAATGAATGTAAATTTCGGCTTAATCGCTCCGTTAGCTAAGCGCGTTCCTAAAAAAGAAAAGAACATGGCACTTGCTAATCGGGCCTTGGAAGCATTGCAGGTGGCGATTGCCAATGACGAAATCTGA
- the lgt gene encoding prolipoprotein diacylglyceryl transferase — translation MHQYLFFIGSFPIRSYGLFFALGIITGGLLAYYFTRKAGRYSEYIWDLTVYCGLWGIIGGRLWDVFFFDWDYYQDHLLEIPFVWQGGMAIQGGLLFGILAALYYLRKRRVDILDFADLVAPAIVMGQSVGRMANLMNGDAFGHPTGGSFGILYPETTLAYHTYGAQPLWPAEIWEGQIDVLIFVILLAYSLRSHAKGQVFALYIMLYSIARFGLEFLRGDYGTLLWELKSAQLTSLIAFFAALSAFVYFAYRKPQKAVPPTPTKASKRNKK, via the coding sequence ATGCATCAATATCTGTTTTTTATCGGCTCATTTCCGATTCGCAGCTACGGATTGTTTTTTGCTCTGGGAATTATTACCGGCGGCCTGCTTGCCTATTATTTCACACGCAAAGCGGGACGTTATTCGGAATACATTTGGGATCTTACCGTTTACTGCGGACTCTGGGGAATTATTGGCGGTCGTCTTTGGGATGTTTTCTTTTTTGACTGGGACTACTACCAAGATCACCTTTTAGAAATTCCGTTTGTATGGCAAGGCGGCATGGCCATTCAGGGTGGTTTATTGTTCGGTATTTTAGCCGCTCTGTACTATTTACGTAAACGCCGCGTCGATATTTTAGACTTTGCCGACCTGGTTGCACCTGCCATTGTCATGGGCCAGAGTGTCGGACGCATGGCGAATCTCATGAACGGTGATGCCTTCGGTCATCCGACCGGCGGTTCATTTGGTATCCTATATCCCGAAACTACACTTGCGTATCACACATATGGCGCACAACCCCTATGGCCGGCAGAAATTTGGGAAGGCCAAATTGATGTTCTGATCTTTGTCATCTTACTTGCTTATTCATTGCGCTCTCATGCCAAAGGGCAGGTATTCGCGCTCTACATTATGTTGTATTCAATAGCGCGCTTCGGTTTGGAATTTTTACGCGGCGATTATGGAACACTGCTATGGGAGTTAAAGTCGGCGCAACTGACTTCTCTTATTGCTTTTTTCGCTGCCCTGAGTGCATTTGTATACTTCGCGTACCGCAAACCGCAAAAAGCCGTTCCACCTACTCCGACAAAGGCGAGTAAACGCAATAAAAAATGA
- the mnmA gene encoding tRNA 2-thiouridine(34) synthase MnmA: MRCRWAGYKNRLEDFLYAIIKWYVRRNSMSKKRVAVAMSGGVDSSLVTARLQAQGYDVIGVTMLLFDTVKNNKVVESAAITDAKRVADQLAVPHYVLDLRQSFEEKIMQYFTQSYARGITPNPCVMCNDWIKFGSLYEFSRDLDADFLATGHYARVLYNQESDLYELRRGADLKKDQSYVLYHLNQKMLPHIMFPLGEMHKEDTRALAKELNLPVYNKPESQDICFIPDNDHIRFLKERIPEQFVPGDIVDLEGNILGAHQGLPAYTIGQRKGLGVAAEHPLYVVAIDAENNRVIVGPNASIFQREVWALDPSFTEWETCTEPFTAQAKIRYAAPAADCTVYPVKDGVHVVFKEPQRAVTPGQSIVFYDGDRVLGGAIIGQNHWQGENIRVH; this comes from the coding sequence ATGAGATGTCGATGGGCTGGATACAAAAATCGTTTAGAAGATTTTCTATATGCTATAATAAAATGGTATGTAAGGAGGAATAGTATGAGCAAAAAGCGCGTAGCGGTCGCTATGAGCGGTGGTGTTGACAGCTCATTAGTAACGGCGCGTTTGCAAGCGCAAGGTTATGATGTTATCGGTGTCACCATGCTGCTCTTTGATACCGTGAAAAATAATAAAGTAGTTGAATCTGCCGCGATTACGGATGCCAAGCGGGTAGCGGATCAATTGGCAGTGCCGCATTATGTGTTGGATTTACGCCAATCTTTTGAAGAAAAAATTATGCAATATTTTACACAATCGTATGCTCGCGGGATTACTCCCAATCCATGTGTAATGTGCAACGATTGGATTAAATTTGGGAGTTTGTACGAGTTTAGCCGTGACCTTGACGCCGATTTTTTGGCGACAGGACACTATGCACGCGTTCTTTATAATCAAGAAAGTGACCTTTATGAACTGCGTCGCGGTGCGGATCTGAAAAAAGATCAGTCGTATGTGTTGTATCATTTAAACCAAAAGATGTTACCCCACATTATGTTCCCGTTGGGAGAAATGCATAAGGAAGATACGCGGGCTTTGGCAAAAGAATTGAACTTACCCGTATACAATAAACCGGAGAGTCAAGATATTTGTTTTATTCCCGACAATGATCACATCCGTTTTTTGAAAGAGCGTATTCCCGAGCAATTTGTGCCGGGAGATATTGTCGATCTTGAAGGCAATATATTAGGAGCGCATCAAGGGTTACCGGCATATACCATCGGCCAACGTAAAGGTCTTGGTGTGGCGGCAGAACATCCGTTATACGTGGTCGCTATCGATGCGGAAAATAACCGTGTCATTGTCGGCCCTAATGCGTCCATTTTCCAACGGGAAGTATGGGCGTTGGATCCGTCATTTACGGAATGGGAAACTTGCACAGAACCGTTTACCGCGCAAGCTAAAATCCGCTACGCGGCACCGGCAGCAGACTGTACTGTATATCCGGTAAAAGATGGCGTGCATGTAGTCTTTAAAGAACCGCAGCGTGCGGTAACGCCGGGCCAATCGATTGTTTTCTATGACGGCGATCGAGTGCTTGGCGGCGCTATTATAGGACAAAATCATTGGCAAGGGGAGAACATTCGTGTCCACTGA
- the lepA gene encoding translation elongation factor 4 — protein MSTEYIRNFSIIAHIDHGKSTLADRLIEITGALSQREMQAQVLDNMELEKERGITIKSQSVRLHYHAKDGKDYMLHLIDTPGHVDFNYEVSRSLSACEGVLLVVDATQGVQAQTLANVYLAVDHDLEIIPVVNKVDLPSANTDLVKAEIENVIGLDAHDAAMISAKTGLGVPDVLEQIVKRIPSPPDYSDRPLKALVYDSHFDPYKGIIAYVRIHEGSVKVGDQIRMMATGKSFEVTEVGFFAPRMMPTRELSCGTVGYLAASIKNVHDCRVGDTITTVENGAAEPLPGYRKATPMVYCGLYPVDSKDYGNLRDALDKLNLNDASLVYEAETSLALGFGFRCGFLGLLHMDVIQERLEREYQLNLITTAPSVIYHVYTTDGNMIAVDNPAHLPDPTVIDHIEEPFVKATIMLPSDLVGAVMELAQERRGEYHTMTYIDETRVALEYYLPLNEIIYDFFDKLKSGTRGYASLDYELFGYRPADMVKLDILLNGDLVDALSTIVHRSSAPSRGRALALKLKDIIPRQMFEIPIQAAIGNKIIARETVKAMRKDVLSKCYGGDITRKRKLLEKQKEGKKRMKQVGSVEIPQEAFMAILKDD, from the coding sequence GTGTCCACTGAATATATTCGTAATTTTTCGATCATCGCACATATTGACCATGGCAAGTCGACGCTGGCGGATCGCCTGATTGAAATTACCGGTGCTTTATCCCAGCGGGAGATGCAAGCACAGGTATTGGACAATATGGAATTGGAAAAAGAACGGGGTATCACGATTAAATCACAATCCGTTCGTTTGCATTACCATGCCAAAGATGGCAAAGATTACATGTTGCATTTAATTGATACGCCCGGGCATGTCGATTTTAATTATGAAGTTTCCCGCAGCCTTTCTGCGTGTGAAGGGGTGCTTTTGGTTGTAGATGCAACCCAGGGAGTGCAGGCGCAAACCTTAGCCAATGTTTATTTGGCAGTGGATCATGATTTAGAGATTATTCCGGTCGTTAACAAGGTAGATTTACCAAGTGCAAATACCGACTTGGTAAAAGCCGAGATCGAAAATGTTATCGGTCTTGATGCGCACGATGCCGCGATGATCTCCGCCAAGACAGGGTTGGGTGTACCAGATGTTCTGGAACAAATCGTCAAACGAATTCCTTCACCACCGGATTATAGCGATCGACCGTTGAAGGCGCTGGTATATGATTCTCATTTTGATCCTTACAAAGGTATTATTGCTTACGTGCGAATCCATGAAGGGTCTGTCAAAGTGGGAGACCAAATACGGATGATGGCGACGGGCAAATCATTTGAGGTGACGGAAGTCGGATTTTTTGCGCCGCGAATGATGCCTACCCGGGAATTGAGTTGCGGTACGGTAGGGTATTTGGCTGCAAGCATTAAAAATGTTCACGACTGTCGAGTCGGCGATACGATTACGACAGTGGAAAATGGTGCTGCCGAACCACTGCCCGGTTATCGTAAGGCGACCCCGATGGTGTATTGCGGATTGTATCCGGTGGACAGCAAAGATTACGGCAATTTACGCGATGCATTGGACAAGCTGAATTTAAATGATGCGTCGCTGGTATATGAAGCAGAAACTTCGCTTGCGTTGGGGTTCGGATTCCGCTGCGGCTTTCTCGGTTTGTTGCATATGGACGTAATCCAAGAACGTCTGGAACGAGAATATCAGTTGAATTTGATCACGACAGCACCTTCGGTTATTTATCATGTCTATACCACGGACGGAAACATGATCGCAGTAGACAACCCCGCTCATTTGCCTGATCCGACGGTAATTGATCATATCGAGGAGCCGTTTGTAAAGGCTACCATCATGCTACCGTCCGATCTTGTCGGAGCCGTCATGGAACTTGCGCAGGAACGTCGCGGTGAGTATCATACAATGACATACATTGACGAGACTCGGGTCGCACTCGAGTACTATTTACCGTTGAATGAAATCATTTACGATTTCTTTGACAAGCTGAAATCCGGAACACGGGGCTATGCGTCTTTGGATTATGAGCTCTTTGGGTATAGACCGGCGGATATGGTCAAACTCGATATTCTGCTGAATGGAGACTTAGTGGATGCGTTGAGTACTATCGTTCACCGAAGCTCGGCACCGTCACGCGGTCGGGCACTGGCATTGAAGCTGAAAGATATTATTCCGCGCCAAATGTTCGAAATTCCGATTCAAGCGGCAATAGGCAATAAAATTATTGCTCGTGAAACCGTTAAAGCGATGCGCAAAGATGTACTTTCAAAATGTTATGGCGGCGATATCACACGTAAACGCAAACTGCTCGAAAAACAAAAAGAAGGTAAGAAGCGCATGAAGCAGGTCGGCAGCGTTGAGATTCCGCAAGAGGCGTTTATGGCGATTTTGAAAGACGATTAA
- the hemW gene encoding radical SAM family heme chaperone HemW: protein MSTGIYVHIPFCASHCHYCHFYSAVVREEMYDFYLAALLKEIANRPLSSFSDHVDSIYFGGGTPSLFGVQRIHDVLLALRERFAVQNTAEVTLEMNPDGITRSDLEAYYAAGINRLSVGVQTFRDDLLQRIGRIHRAQDARRVIKDAAYIGFKNITLDLMYGLPGQSAADFKESLVKAVHLPITHISVYGLIVEPGTLFARLAERGRLVLPPEETEWEMYQTMVRTLPQYGFSRYEIANFAKSGYEAVHNQKYWRYEPYIGFGAAAVSFDGNVRYSHVADWQAYIKQIDSARWIPQDVESIDRQTAMEEYCFMNLRRRSGISMSSFATKFGVTLQETYGKELQTLLEERLLYRATADTITLTRRGAEVANQVFTYFIRT, encoded by the coding sequence ATGAGCACAGGAATTTATGTTCATATTCCTTTTTGCGCAAGCCACTGTCATTATTGCCATTTTTACTCTGCCGTGGTTCGCGAAGAAATGTATGATTTTTACTTGGCGGCATTGTTGAAAGAAATTGCCAATCGACCGCTGAGTTCCTTTTCCGATCATGTGGACAGCATTTACTTTGGGGGCGGGACACCGTCCCTTTTTGGCGTGCAACGAATTCATGACGTGTTATTGGCACTCCGTGAACGCTTTGCTGTACAGAACACCGCGGAAGTAACTTTGGAAATGAATCCCGACGGGATCACTCGCAGTGATTTAGAAGCTTACTATGCGGCAGGGATTAATCGTTTAAGCGTAGGGGTACAAACCTTTCGTGATGATTTACTGCAGCGGATCGGACGTATCCACCGCGCGCAGGACGCTCGACGGGTTATCAAAGATGCGGCATACATCGGTTTTAAAAATATCACTCTTGATTTAATGTATGGTCTTCCCGGACAATCCGCCGCCGATTTTAAAGAGTCGCTCGTGAAGGCGGTGCACTTACCGATCACGCATATTTCCGTTTACGGATTGATTGTTGAACCGGGGACTTTATTTGCTCGGTTGGCAGAACGAGGGCGCTTGGTCTTGCCGCCGGAAGAAACCGAATGGGAAATGTATCAGACTATGGTACGTACGCTACCGCAATATGGTTTCTCTCGTTATGAAATTGCCAATTTTGCAAAATCAGGCTACGAAGCAGTACATAATCAAAAATATTGGCGCTATGAACCGTATATCGGGTTCGGTGCGGCCGCTGTTTCCTTTGATGGAAATGTTCGCTACAGCCATGTTGCGGATTGGCAGGCCTATATAAAGCAGATCGACAGTGCGCGATGGATACCGCAAGACGTAGAAAGCATTGACCGTCAAACCGCAATGGAAGAATATTGCTTCATGAATTTACGCCGTCGGAGCGGTATTTCCATGTCCTCGTTTGCCACTAAATTTGGTGTTACACTTCAGGAAACTTATGGAAAAGAATTACAAACACTGCTGGAAGAAAGGCTTTTGTATCGTGCTACCGCCGATACGATAACACTTACACGCCGTGGCGCAGAAGTGGCTAACCAAGTGTTTACTTACTTTATCCGCACATAA
- the hrcA gene encoding heat-inducible transcriptional repressor HrcA, whose translation MKERKQIILRAIVQSYIATAEPVGSRTIARIYDLGISPATIRNEMQDLEWMGYLEQPHTSAGRIPSLKGYRFYVDSLMQPGEVSREEATAIKDWFTFENTQTQEIFSEAARILSGLTHNLSLAVTDESQHAVFNYIQFLPLDDNRAILLLVTTDGSVDHSTFIMPAGVTLLKLQDFALQLNRALHGRELREITTELMQELQQDFWVEPQVMFSTLDTIQNTVGKNREIFTDGVSELIRQPEFKDLGKLQELMQLLEESKQLADLISHSPSTALTVRIGPETGIAALHNYSVVQAQFFDQQKLVGSVAVIGPTRMEYDKIVSLLHMMQQKVNFVLRTGKADGDEVR comes from the coding sequence ATGAAAGAACGTAAACAAATTATTTTACGTGCGATCGTTCAAAGCTATATTGCCACTGCCGAGCCGGTCGGCTCACGTACGATTGCTCGAATTTATGATTTAGGTATCAGTCCGGCTACCATACGTAACGAAATGCAGGATTTGGAATGGATGGGGTATTTAGAGCAACCGCATACTTCTGCCGGCCGTATTCCTTCACTAAAGGGGTATCGGTTTTATGTGGACAGCCTAATGCAACCGGGTGAAGTCAGTCGGGAAGAAGCGACTGCGATTAAGGACTGGTTTACCTTTGAGAACACGCAAACACAAGAAATTTTTAGTGAAGCGGCTCGTATTTTATCAGGCCTGACGCATAATCTTTCGTTGGCTGTGACAGATGAGTCGCAACATGCGGTTTTCAATTACATCCAATTTTTACCGCTGGATGACAACCGCGCCATTTTGCTCCTCGTAACGACTGACGGCAGCGTGGATCATTCCACGTTTATAATGCCCGCCGGGGTGACGTTGTTGAAGTTGCAGGATTTTGCGTTGCAGCTGAATCGCGCGTTACATGGGCGTGAATTGCGGGAGATTACTACAGAACTTATGCAGGAATTGCAGCAGGACTTTTGGGTCGAACCCCAAGTGATGTTCAGTACGCTGGATACGATTCAGAACACGGTCGGCAAGAATCGCGAAATTTTTACCGACGGTGTCAGTGAGTTAATTCGCCAGCCGGAGTTTAAGGACTTGGGCAAGTTGCAAGAGTTGATGCAACTTTTGGAAGAGAGCAAGCAACTCGCTGATCTTATAAGCCATTCGCCGTCGACTGCGCTTACAGTACGCATCGGGCCGGAAACGGGGATTGCCGCATTGCATAACTATAGTGTGGTACAAGCACAATTTTTTGATCAACAAAAACTGGTAGGTAGCGTAGCGGTCATCGGGCCGACACGCATGGAATATGATAAAATTGTTTCGCTGTTGCATATGATGCAGCAAAAAGTGAATTTCGTCTTACGAACAGGAAAAGCAGATGGAGATGAGGTGCGTTAA
- a CDS encoding nucleotide exchange factor GrpE, protein MNPEYKEEQNKATEVDGDTVDESKIVGEQEDSAFAAEIAELTQKWEDSERLRLRLQADFDNARRRYRQERAELNDSAQAEVITSLLPILDEFERALSHPVEGVDEKFLEGFQLIYRKLVDLLKAYKVEEILALGEQMDPNYHEAVMRLATDDKPEGEITAVFKKGYRMNDKVLRAAQVQVAHQED, encoded by the coding sequence TTGAATCCGGAATACAAGGAAGAACAAAACAAAGCAACCGAAGTCGATGGAGATACGGTTGACGAATCGAAAATTGTCGGTGAACAGGAAGACTCTGCATTCGCGGCAGAGATTGCTGAGTTGACACAAAAGTGGGAAGACAGTGAACGCTTACGCTTACGTTTGCAAGCTGATTTTGATAACGCCCGAAGGCGTTATCGTCAAGAGCGTGCAGAACTGAACGACAGCGCGCAAGCGGAAGTGATTACAAGTTTATTGCCGATTTTAGATGAGTTTGAAAGAGCCTTGTCACATCCTGTAGAAGGTGTAGATGAAAAATTTTTAGAAGGATTTCAGCTGATTTATCGTAAGTTGGTGGATTTACTGAAAGCCTATAAAGTGGAAGAAATCCTTGCTTTAGGTGAGCAGATGGATCCGAATTATCATGAAGCCGTCATGCGTCTGGCGACCGACGATAAACCGGAAGGGGAAATTACCGCGGTATTCAAAAAAGGTTACCGCATGAATGATAAAGTACTACGCGCAGCACAGGTGCAAGTAGCGCACCAAGAAGACTAA